A single Paracoccus pantotrophus DNA region contains:
- a CDS encoding NnrS family protein, which produces MSTSERMRNYHGPVLLSHGFRAFFLLSALWAALAMAIWVAMLGGAEILPLAFDPFSWHAHEFLYGYLGGVIAGFLLTAVPNWTGRLPVMGAPLAGLVGLWLLGRAAVGASALLDWRVVLLADLACGVMLLAFLAREILHGRNWRNLPVLALLGLFTAGNALFHIEAARGDAAFEGMGMRLGLAAGLVLVALIGGRIIPSFTRNWLAARGVQRLPAPFGRGDGLVLGLTVVTLAGFVALPDGRAMPWLMLACGAAHLWRLARWQGAQTGAEPLLWVLHLAYGFLALGFWAEAVAGFGLMAAAPARHVWLAGAIGLMTLAVMSRASLGHSGRALHAGRGTTALYLALTASVALRLLAGLLPAQVWLLHLSGTLWVLAFGGFALLYLPVLARPRVAKKPVSGARRPA; this is translated from the coding sequence ATGTCCACCTCGGAACGCATGCGCAACTACCACGGCCCGGTACTGCTGAGCCACGGCTTCCGGGCCTTCTTCCTGCTCTCGGCGCTTTGGGCGGCGCTGGCCATGGCGATCTGGGTCGCCATGCTCGGCGGGGCCGAGATCCTGCCCCTGGCCTTCGACCCGTTCAGCTGGCACGCCCATGAGTTCCTTTACGGCTATCTCGGCGGGGTCATCGCCGGCTTCCTGCTGACCGCGGTACCGAACTGGACCGGGCGGCTGCCGGTGATGGGCGCGCCCTTGGCCGGGCTGGTCGGGCTGTGGCTGCTGGGCCGGGCCGCGGTCGGGGCTTCGGCGCTGCTCGATTGGCGCGTGGTCCTGCTGGCCGACCTGGCCTGCGGGGTGATGCTGCTGGCCTTCCTGGCGCGCGAGATCCTGCATGGCCGGAACTGGCGCAACCTGCCGGTGCTGGCGCTGCTCGGGCTGTTCACCGCCGGCAACGCGCTGTTTCACATCGAGGCCGCTCGCGGAGACGCGGCCTTCGAGGGCATGGGCATGCGGCTGGGCCTGGCCGCGGGCCTGGTGCTGGTCGCGCTGATCGGCGGGCGCATCATCCCCAGCTTTACCCGCAACTGGCTGGCGGCGCGGGGGGTGCAGCGCCTGCCGGCGCCCTTCGGCCGCGGCGACGGGCTGGTGCTGGGCCTGACGGTGGTCACGCTGGCGGGCTTCGTCGCCCTGCCCGACGGCCGGGCCATGCCCTGGCTGATGCTGGCCTGCGGTGCGGCGCATCTGTGGCGGCTGGCGCGCTGGCAGGGCGCGCAGACCGGGGCCGAGCCGCTGCTTTGGGTGCTGCACCTGGCCTATGGCTTCCTGGCGCTCGGCTTCTGGGCCGAGGCGGTGGCGGGCTTCGGCCTGATGGCCGCGGCGCCGGCGCGGCATGTCTGGCTGGCCGGCGCCATCGGGCTGATGACGCTTGCGGTAATGAGCCGTGCGAGCCTGGGCCATAGCGGCCGCGCGCTGCATGCCGGGCGCGGCACCACGGCGCTTTACCTGGCGCTGACCGCCTCGGTCGCGCTGCGGCTGCTGGCCGGGCTGCTGCCGGCCCAGGTCTGGCTACTGCATCTGTCGGGCACGCTGTGGGTTCTGGCCTTCGGCGGCTTCGCCCTGCTCTACCTGCCGGTGCTGGCGCGGCCGCGGGTGGCGAAAAAGCCGGTCTCGGGGGCAAGGCGCCCAGCCTGA
- a CDS encoding UbiD family decarboxylase, which translates to MRSLPSFPDLRAFLSWLEARGEFARIAEPVSLRHEMTAVELACLRRGGPALRFDRPEGARIPVIANLFGTRARVAAGLGLQPDEVAGFGEFLAALRSPAPVEGMRDAMSRWPMLRAALATRPKLLRHGPAQEAELPGLDSLPVQTPWPEDGGPLITWPVVLTRPRDSRAEDLTRYNLGVYRAQVLGPDRLILRWLAHRGGAAHHRSWAQAGEPMPVAIALGADPALLLAAALPLPETVSELGFSGVLRGARSELVAAQTVPLMVPARAEVIVEGWVHPGETAPEGPFGDHTGYYNAVEPFPVMRVSRITCRGDPLYLSTVTGRPPDEPSVIGEVFNDLALPVIRAQIPEITDLWLPPAACSYRMAVVAIDKRYPGQARRVMMALWGMLPQFSYTKLVVVVDSDIDVRSWDDIAWAISTRMDPGRDVMLLDRTPMDYLDFASPVEGLAGKLGLDATTKIGAETSREWGRVMQLDPAHEARAEALLAAVLP; encoded by the coding sequence ATGCGCAGCCTTCCTTCCTTTCCCGACCTGCGGGCCTTTCTCTCCTGGCTGGAGGCGCGGGGCGAGTTCGCCCGCATCGCCGAGCCCGTCTCGCTGCGCCACGAGATGACCGCGGTCGAACTGGCCTGCCTGCGCCGCGGCGGCCCGGCCCTGCGCTTCGACCGGCCTGAAGGGGCGCGCATCCCGGTGATCGCCAATCTTTTCGGCACCAGGGCACGGGTCGCGGCCGGGTTGGGCCTGCAGCCGGACGAGGTCGCGGGCTTTGGCGAATTCCTGGCCGCGCTGCGCAGCCCGGCGCCGGTCGAGGGCATGCGCGACGCCATGTCGCGCTGGCCGATGCTGCGCGCGGCGCTGGCGACGCGGCCCAAGCTTTTGCGCCACGGCCCGGCGCAAGAGGCCGAACTGCCCGGCCTCGATTCGCTGCCGGTGCAGACGCCCTGGCCCGAGGATGGCGGGCCGCTGATCACCTGGCCGGTGGTGCTGACCCGGCCGCGGGACAGCCGGGCCGAGGATCTGACCCGCTACAATCTGGGCGTCTATCGCGCGCAGGTTCTGGGCCCCGACCGGCTGATCCTGCGCTGGCTGGCGCATCGCGGCGGGGCGGCGCATCACCGCAGCTGGGCGCAGGCGGGCGAGCCGATGCCGGTCGCCATCGCGCTGGGGGCCGATCCGGCGCTGCTGCTGGCCGCCGCGCTGCCGCTGCCCGAAACCGTGTCCGAACTGGGGTTCTCCGGCGTGCTGCGCGGTGCGCGCAGCGAACTGGTCGCGGCGCAGACCGTGCCGCTGATGGTGCCCGCCCGCGCCGAGGTGATCGTCGAGGGCTGGGTGCATCCCGGCGAGACCGCGCCCGAAGGCCCCTTCGGCGACCATACCGGCTATTACAACGCCGTCGAGCCCTTTCCCGTCATGCGCGTCAGCCGCATCACCTGCCGGGGCGATCCGCTTTACCTGTCCACCGTCACCGGCCGGCCGCCCGACGAGCCCTCGGTCATCGGCGAGGTGTTCAACGACCTGGCGCTGCCGGTGATCCGCGCCCAGATCCCCGAGATCACCGACCTGTGGCTGCCGCCCGCCGCCTGTTCCTATCGCATGGCGGTGGTGGCGATCGACAAGCGCTATCCCGGCCAGGCGCGGCGGGTGATGATGGCGCTGTGGGGGATGCTGCCGCAATTCAGCTATACCAAGCTGGTCGTCGTGGTGGACAGCGACATCGACGTGCGCAGCTGGGACGACATCGCCTGGGCGATCTCGACCCGGATGGACCCCGGCCGCGACGTGATGCTGCTGGACCGCACGCCGATGGATTACCTGGATTTCGCCTCGCCCGTCGAGGGGCTGGCGGGCAAGCTGGGGCTGGACGCCACCACCAAGATCGGCGCCGAGACCAGCCGCGAATGGGGCCGGGTCATGCAGCTTGACCCGGCGCATGAGGCACGGGCCGAGGCGCTTCTGGCCGCGGTGCTGCCATGA
- the ubiV gene encoding ubiquinone anaerobic biosynthesis protein UbiV, which produces MDLTVGAIAFFWSAEQVRAFYRTLADTPVQRVVIGEWVCSKRLPFWQHEIPAAVEVLQAAGKEVALSTLTLITLKRERRQTEELFASGLPVEIADLSALKHLPEGAPFWVGPTVNVYNEGTLEWLAGKGAQRICLPPELPLDSVAQLAQAGRQAGVAVEVWGHGRAPLAISGRCYHARLHDRAKDSCQFVCAEDPDGRTVETLEGQPFLTVNGVQTLSYAHMSVAGQVDALREAGVAALRLSPQPGDFAAVTRLYARLLESGLSAQDALAGLRRIQPGAIFAQGFLEARPGAAPCP; this is translated from the coding sequence ATGGACCTGACCGTCGGCGCCATCGCCTTTTTCTGGAGCGCGGAGCAGGTCCGCGCCTTTTACCGGACGCTGGCCGATACCCCCGTTCAGCGGGTGGTGATCGGCGAATGGGTCTGCTCGAAGCGCCTGCCCTTCTGGCAGCACGAGATCCCCGCCGCCGTCGAGGTTCTGCAAGCCGCCGGCAAGGAGGTGGCGCTGTCCACGCTGACGCTGATCACGCTGAAACGCGAAAGGCGGCAGACCGAGGAGCTGTTCGCCTCGGGCCTGCCGGTCGAGATCGCCGACCTCAGCGCGCTCAAGCACCTGCCCGAGGGCGCGCCCTTCTGGGTCGGCCCGACCGTCAACGTCTATAACGAGGGCACGCTGGAATGGCTGGCCGGCAAGGGCGCGCAGCGCATCTGCCTGCCGCCCGAACTGCCGCTGGACTCGGTCGCGCAGCTGGCGCAGGCCGGCCGGCAGGCCGGCGTCGCGGTCGAGGTCTGGGGCCATGGCCGAGCGCCGCTCGCGATCTCGGGGCGCTGCTATCACGCCCGGCTGCACGACCGCGCCAAGGACAGCTGCCAGTTCGTCTGCGCCGAGGATCCCGACGGCCGCACGGTCGAGACGCTGGAGGGCCAGCCCTTCCTGACCGTGAACGGCGTCCAGACGCTGAGCTATGCGCATATGAGCGTCGCGGGACAGGTCGATGCCCTGCGCGAGGCCGGGGTCGCCGCGCTGCGGTTGTCGCCGCAGCCGGGCGATTTCGCGGCCGTGACCCGGCTTTACGCGCGGCTGCTGGAAAGCGGGCTTTCGGCGCAGGACGCACTGGCCGGCTTGCGCCGCATCCAGCCCGGCGCCATCTTTGCCCAAGGCTTCCTGGAGGCGCGCCCCGGCGCCGCCCCCTGCCCCTGA
- a CDS encoding NosR/NirI family protein, whose amino-acid sequence MKILRLALTIASLLLPTLPAAAESVLAQLLPEQNAAELVPGADGFGPIRADLAVAPVLKGGETIAHAFVTSDFVGTTGYSGKPIHTLVALDKDAKVAGVRLVKHSEPIVLIGIPEAKVKALVEGYRGLDLVAEAQSGGTGHEVEIISGATVTVMVIDDSITRSGLRVARALGLGGLATEAAASGPKFEIDPEAALPADWHEMEGDGTLRRLTLDAGQVNAAFAGNADPRAGRRALSEPPETTFIEMQAGLVSVPAIGKALLGDAQAANLQAWLAPGDQAVAVMGRGLYSFKGSGYVRGGIFDRIVLIQDDISVRFRDRDHRRVNAIAAEGAPDFTEMDLFKIPAASGFDPTKPFRIQLLVQREVGPIEKVFHTFDLGYQLPQKYLRSVAAPAPEAAAPAAQHDESQAQAQLWKRIWLDSKAKIAGLGVMLLVLTGAFFFQSFATRNERAFYVFRMGFLTVTLVFLGWYANAQLSVVNLMALFGSLVNGFSWQAFLLDPLTFILWFAVAAALLFWGRGAYCGWLCPFGALQELTNQVARKLRIPQWTLPWGLHERLWPVKYMIFLGLFGVSLMSVERAEHLAEVEPFKTAIILNFVRAWPFVAYAAALLIAGLFVERFYCRYLCPLGAALAIPARIRMFDWLKRYRECGNPCQICAQQCPVQSIHPTGEINPNECINCMHCQVLYQSKTTCPVVIRKLKRREAVAAGSVPKLGQPPAGHPNAARKIEA is encoded by the coding sequence ATGAAGATCCTCCGCCTTGCCCTGACGATCGCATCGCTGTTGCTGCCGACCCTGCCGGCAGCCGCCGAAAGCGTGCTGGCACAGCTGCTGCCGGAGCAGAACGCGGCCGAACTGGTGCCCGGCGCCGACGGGTTCGGGCCGATCCGCGCCGATCTGGCCGTGGCGCCGGTGCTGAAGGGCGGCGAGACCATTGCCCATGCCTTCGTCACCTCGGATTTCGTCGGCACCACCGGTTATTCCGGCAAGCCCATCCATACGCTCGTGGCGCTGGACAAGGATGCGAAGGTTGCCGGCGTCCGGCTGGTCAAGCATTCCGAACCCATCGTGCTGATCGGCATCCCCGAAGCCAAGGTCAAGGCGCTGGTCGAGGGCTACAGGGGCCTCGACCTGGTGGCCGAGGCGCAATCGGGCGGCACCGGGCATGAGGTCGAGATCATCTCGGGCGCCACGGTCACGGTGATGGTGATCGACGATTCCATCACGCGCTCGGGGCTGAGGGTCGCCCGCGCGCTCGGCCTGGGCGGGCTGGCGACCGAGGCCGCCGCCAGCGGGCCGAAATTCGAGATCGACCCCGAGGCCGCCCTTCCCGCCGACTGGCACGAGATGGAGGGCGACGGCACCCTGCGCCGGCTGACCCTGGACGCGGGACAGGTGAACGCGGCCTTTGCCGGCAATGCCGATCCCCGCGCCGGCCGGCGCGCCCTGTCCGAGCCCCCCGAGACCACCTTCATCGAGATGCAGGCCGGGCTGGTCTCGGTCCCCGCCATCGGCAAGGCGCTGCTGGGCGATGCGCAGGCGGCGAACCTGCAGGCCTGGCTCGCGCCCGGCGACCAGGCAGTGGCGGTGATGGGCCGCGGGCTCTACAGCTTCAAGGGCTCGGGCTATGTGCGCGGCGGCATCTTCGACCGCATCGTGCTGATCCAGGACGACATCTCGGTCCGCTTCCGCGACCGCGACCACCGGCGGGTGAATGCCATCGCTGCCGAAGGCGCGCCGGATTTCACCGAGATGGACCTGTTCAAGATCCCCGCCGCCTCGGGCTTCGACCCGACGAAACCCTTCCGCATCCAACTTCTGGTGCAGCGCGAGGTGGGGCCGATCGAGAAGGTCTTCCACACCTTCGACCTGGGCTATCAACTGCCGCAGAAATACCTGCGCAGCGTCGCCGCGCCGGCGCCCGAGGCGGCAGCGCCCGCGGCCCAGCACGACGAGAGCCAGGCCCAGGCGCAGCTGTGGAAGCGCATCTGGCTGGATTCCAAGGCCAAGATCGCCGGGCTCGGCGTCATGCTGCTGGTGCTGACCGGGGCCTTCTTCTTCCAGAGCTTCGCCACCCGCAACGAGCGCGCCTTCTATGTCTTCCGCATGGGCTTCCTGACCGTGACGCTGGTCTTCCTGGGCTGGTATGCCAATGCGCAGCTGTCGGTGGTGAACCTGATGGCGCTGTTCGGCAGCCTGGTGAACGGTTTCAGCTGGCAGGCCTTCCTGCTGGACCCGCTGACCTTCATCCTGTGGTTTGCGGTCGCCGCGGCGCTGCTGTTCTGGGGCCGCGGGGCCTATTGCGGCTGGCTTTGCCCCTTTGGCGCGCTGCAAGAGCTGACGAACCAGGTCGCCCGCAAGCTGCGCATCCCGCAATGGACGCTGCCCTGGGGCCTGCACGAGCGGCTCTGGCCGGTCAAGTACATGATCTTCCTTGGGCTTTTCGGCGTGTCGCTGATGAGCGTGGAACGGGCCGAGCATCTGGCCGAGGTCGAGCCCTTCAAGACCGCGATCATCCTGAACTTCGTCCGCGCCTGGCCCTTCGTGGCCTATGCGGCGGCGCTGCTGATCGCCGGGCTCTTCGTCGAACGCTTCTATTGCCGCTATCTGTGCCCCCTGGGCGCGGCGCTGGCGATCCCGGCGCGGATCCGCATGTTCGACTGGCTCAAGCGCTATCGCGAATGCGGCAATCCCTGCCAGATCTGCGCCCAGCAATGCCCGGTGCAGTCCATCCACCCGACGGGCGAGATCAATCCCAACGAATGCATCAACTGCATGCATTGCCAGGTGCTTTACCAGTCCAAGACCACCTGCCCGGTGGTGATCCGCAAGTTGAAGCGGCGCGAGGCCGTGGCCGCCGGCAGCGTGCCCAAGCTGGGCCAGCCCCCGGCCGGGCACCCCAACGCCGCCCGCAAGATCGAAGCTTGA
- a CDS encoding DUF6522 family protein: protein MSKIDLTEQGFIVEAQELAAAFGIEPGRVPELMRENRITTRCETGEGEDAGRHRLTFFFQHQALRLTVDAEGRILKRARFDVPARNAGGG from the coding sequence ATGAGCAAGATCGACTTGACCGAACAGGGTTTCATCGTCGAAGCGCAGGAACTGGCCGCGGCCTTCGGGATCGAGCCCGGCCGGGTGCCTGAACTGATGCGGGAAAATCGCATCACCACCCGCTGCGAGACCGGAGAGGGCGAGGATGCCGGGCGCCATCGCCTGACCTTCTTTTTCCAGCACCAGGCGCTGCGCCTGACCGTCGACGCCGAGGGCAGGATCCTGAAACGCGCCCGCTTCGACGTCCCGGCCCGCAACGCCGGCGGCGGCTGA
- a CDS encoding DUF2478 domain-containing protein — protein sequence MQLAYVSLPGRGASDRFLAAFAQAAQAAGLRLAGTVQTNPQREGRVKCDMDLRVLPDGPVLRISEDRGNGARGCRLDAGVLEAAVLGVTAALPGADLLLVNKFGKQEAEGRGFAPLIAEALSRGIPVLAGVNGLNLPAFQAFADGLATPLPGEQAQVMGWCQRICGLQPA from the coding sequence ATGCAGCTTGCCTATGTCAGCCTGCCGGGCCGCGGCGCGAGCGACCGCTTCCTGGCCGCCTTTGCCCAGGCGGCGCAGGCGGCGGGGCTACGGCTGGCGGGCACGGTGCAGACCAATCCCCAGCGCGAGGGCCGCGTCAAATGCGACATGGACCTGCGCGTGCTGCCCGACGGCCCGGTGCTGCGCATCAGCGAGGACCGCGGCAATGGCGCACGTGGCTGCCGGCTGGACGCGGGCGTGCTGGAGGCGGCGGTGCTGGGCGTCACGGCGGCGCTGCCCGGTGCCGACCTGCTGCTGGTCAACAAGTTCGGCAAGCAGGAAGCCGAGGGCCGCGGCTTTGCGCCCCTGATCGCCGAGGCGCTGTCGCGCGGCATCCCGGTGCTGGCCGGGGTGAACGGGCTGAACCTGCCGGCGTTCCAGGCCTTTGCCGATGGGCTTGCCACGCCGCTTCCCGGTGAGCAGGCGCAGGTCATGGGCTGGTGCCAGCGGATTTGCGGGCTGCAACCCGCCTAA
- the ubiT gene encoding ubiquinone anaerobic biosynthesis accessory factor UbiT gives MTQRPTLPPLLMRLPPPPLARPALGLALTAFLRRIAAREPAILSRLGPYAQARFLLDVSDAPFLLLMQPQARRLTAHPRHAPPPEHDAAIRGGLAAFLAMLHGAEDGDALFFSGELQIGGDTSAVLALRNALDDAELDLTEELAALTGRPLGRWLRRGSALVARRSGLVLSRQEVMP, from the coding sequence ATGACCCAGCGCCCCACCCTGCCGCCGCTGCTGATGCGGCTTCCGCCCCCGCCGCTTGCCCGCCCGGCCCTTGGCCTGGCGCTGACGGCTTTCCTGCGCCGCATCGCCGCGCGCGAGCCCGCGATCCTGTCGCGCCTCGGCCCCTATGCCCAGGCGCGCTTCCTGCTCGATGTCAGCGACGCGCCGTTCCTGCTGTTGATGCAGCCCCAGGCGCGGCGGCTGACCGCGCATCCGCGCCACGCCCCCCCGCCCGAGCATGACGCCGCGATCCGGGGCGGGCTGGCGGCCTTCCTCGCCATGCTGCACGGCGCCGAGGACGGCGATGCGCTGTTCTTTTCCGGCGAGTTGCAGATCGGCGGCGATACCTCGGCGGTACTGGCGCTGCGCAATGCGCTGGACGATGCCGAACTGGACCTGACCGAGGAACTGGCGGCGCTGACCGGCCGGCCGCTGGGGCGCTGGCTGCGCCGCGGCTCGGCGCTGGTCGCGCGCAGAAGCGGGCTGGTCCTGTCCCGACAAGAGGTGATGCCATGA
- a CDS encoding pseudoazurin: protein MFHHSLAAAAAALLALAAPGFAATHEVHMLNKGESGAMVFEPAFVRAEPGDVINFVPTDKSHNVEAIKEILPEGVESFKSKINESYTLTVTEPGLYGVKCTPHFGMGMVGLVQVGDAPENLDAAKTAKMPKKARERMDAELAQVN from the coding sequence ATGTTCCACCATTCCCTCGCCGCTGCCGCCGCCGCGCTTCTGGCCCTTGCCGCGCCCGGTTTCGCGGCAACCCACGAGGTGCATATGCTCAACAAGGGCGAATCGGGCGCCATGGTCTTTGAACCGGCCTTCGTGCGCGCCGAACCGGGCGACGTCATCAACTTCGTCCCCACCGACAAGAGCCACAATGTCGAAGCGATCAAGGAAATCCTGCCGGAAGGCGTCGAATCCTTCAAAAGCAAGATCAACGAATCCTACACGCTGACCGTGACCGAACCGGGGCTTTATGGCGTGAAATGCACGCCGCATTTCGGCATGGGCATGGTCGGGCTGGTGCAGGTCGGCGACGCGCCCGAGAATCTCGACGCCGCCAAGACCGCCAAGATGCCCAAGAAGGCGCGCGAGCGCATGGATGCCGAACTGGCCCAGGTCAACTGA
- the ric gene encoding iron-sulfur cluster repair di-iron protein, which produces MTDITLAPDSIVGDIAARLPGAAEVFRRAGISFCCGADSGLAEAAEKAGVALPALTAELQALIDNAGRDAPAETPALIDHILSRYHDTHREELGWLIGLADRVEMVHGDHDEAPLGLTEALIALRDDLESHMAKEETVLFPAILQGGGAMLAGPIRIMRAEHQDTAELLRRIEHVTHGLTLPVGACGSWTALYTGLRKLCDDVVAHIHLEEEVLFPRVLAS; this is translated from the coding sequence ATGACTGACATCACCCTTGCGCCCGACAGTATCGTCGGCGACATCGCCGCCCGGCTGCCCGGTGCCGCCGAGGTGTTCCGCCGCGCCGGCATCAGCTTTTGCTGCGGCGCCGATTCGGGCCTGGCCGAAGCCGCTGAAAAGGCCGGCGTCGCCTTGCCGGCGCTGACCGCCGAATTGCAGGCGCTGATCGACAATGCCGGCCGCGACGCCCCGGCCGAAACCCCGGCGCTGATCGACCATATCCTCAGCCGCTATCACGACACCCATCGCGAGGAACTGGGCTGGCTGATCGGGCTGGCCGACCGGGTCGAGATGGTGCATGGCGACCATGACGAGGCGCCCCTGGGCCTGACCGAGGCGCTGATCGCGCTGCGCGACGACCTGGAATCGCACATGGCCAAGGAGGAGACGGTGCTGTTCCCGGCCATCCTGCAGGGCGGCGGCGCCATGCTGGCCGGGCCCATCCGCATCATGCGGGCCGAGCATCAGGATACCGCGGAACTGCTGCGCCGGATCGAGCATGTGACCCATGGCCTGACCCTGCCGGTCGGCGCCTGCGGTTCGTGGACGGCGCTTTACACCGGCCTGCGCAAGCTTTGCGACGACGTGGTCGCCCATATCCACCTGGAGGAGGAAGTGTTGTTCCCGCGCGTTCTCGCCTCGTGA
- the ubiU gene encoding ubiquinone anaerobic biosynthesis protein UbiU, with amino-acid sequence MELVCPAGTPAALRAAVDAGAHTVYCGFADETNARNFPGLNFSREELAEGVAYAHARDAKVLVAINTFPRAGDQALWHRAVADAARLGADAVILADLGLIAHAAEAHPGLRLHLSVQAAAANPDAINFYAETFGIRRVVLPRVLSVEEITAINREIEVETEVFVFGGLCVMAEGRCSLSSYATGLSPNMNGVCSPASHVAYADVGGNHEARLGDFLIHRTPKGMPVPYPTLCKGCFTSPDGKGDSQTGHIFEDPVSLDATRLIPALQKAGVSALKIEGRQRSRAYVAQVVRAFRAAVEAAEQGAPMPEGLLARLTEGQAATTGAYAKTWR; translated from the coding sequence ATGGAACTGGTCTGCCCGGCCGGAACCCCGGCGGCGCTGCGCGCCGCGGTCGATGCGGGCGCGCATACGGTCTATTGCGGCTTTGCCGACGAAACCAATGCCCGCAACTTTCCCGGCCTGAATTTCAGCCGCGAGGAACTGGCCGAGGGCGTGGCCTATGCCCATGCCCGCGACGCCAAGGTTCTGGTGGCGATCAATACCTTTCCGCGCGCTGGCGACCAGGCGCTGTGGCACCGCGCCGTGGCCGATGCCGCCCGGCTGGGCGCCGATGCGGTGATCCTGGCCGACCTGGGCCTGATCGCGCATGCCGCCGAGGCCCATCCCGGCCTGCGGCTGCACCTGTCGGTGCAGGCCGCCGCCGCCAATCCCGACGCGATCAACTTCTATGCCGAAACCTTCGGCATCCGCCGGGTCGTGCTGCCCCGCGTGCTGTCGGTCGAGGAAATCACCGCCATCAACCGCGAGATCGAGGTGGAAACCGAGGTCTTCGTCTTTGGCGGGCTTTGCGTCATGGCCGAGGGGCGCTGTTCGCTGTCCTCCTATGCCACGGGGCTTTCGCCGAACATGAACGGCGTCTGCTCGCCCGCAAGCCACGTCGCCTATGCCGATGTTGGCGGCAATCACGAGGCGCGGCTGGGTGATTTCCTGATCCACCGCACGCCCAAGGGCATGCCGGTGCCCTATCCGACGCTGTGCAAGGGCTGCTTCACCTCGCCCGACGGCAAGGGGGACAGCCAGACCGGCCATATCTTCGAGGATCCGGTCAGCCTGGACGCGACCCGGCTGATTCCGGCGCTGCAAAAGGCCGGGGTCAGCGCCCTGAAGATCGAGGGGCGGCAGCGATCCCGCGCCTATGTCGCGCAGGTGGTGCGCGCCTTCCGTGCCGCCGTCGAGGCCGCCGAACAGGGTGCGCCCATGCCCGAGGGACTGCTTGCGCGGCTGACCGAGGGTCAGGCCGCCACCACCGGCGCCTATGCCAAGACCTGGAGATGA
- a CDS encoding UbiX family flavin prenyltransferase yields MRVVLGVSGASGAALALDCARALARLGTEIDLVVSAMARRTLAEEVGPDALSALQALATRVHAQRDLGAAIASGSCPVAGMIVAPCSMRSLAAIAHGFDDGLLTRAASVQLKERRPLVLLAREAPLTLAHLENMQAATRMGAVILPPVPAFYLRPQSLAEVTAQIAARAVDLLRLGPPLAQAWAASRPAPHGGDHHD; encoded by the coding sequence ATGAGGGTGGTGCTGGGCGTGTCCGGCGCCTCGGGCGCGGCGCTGGCGCTGGATTGCGCCCGCGCGCTGGCCCGGCTCGGGACGGAAATCGACCTGGTCGTCTCGGCCATGGCGCGGCGCACCCTGGCCGAGGAGGTCGGACCCGATGCGCTGTCCGCCTTGCAGGCGCTGGCAACGCGCGTTCACGCGCAGCGCGACCTGGGCGCGGCCATCGCCTCGGGCTCCTGCCCGGTCGCGGGCATGATCGTGGCGCCCTGTTCGATGCGCAGCCTTGCGGCCATCGCGCATGGTTTCGACGACGGGCTGCTGACCCGCGCCGCCTCGGTGCAGCTCAAGGAGCGCCGGCCTCTGGTGCTGCTGGCGCGCGAGGCGCCGCTGACGCTGGCGCATCTGGAAAACATGCAGGCCGCGACCCGGATGGGCGCGGTGATCCTGCCGCCGGTGCCGGCCTTTTACCTGCGCCCGCAAAGCCTGGCCGAGGTCACCGCCCAGATCGCCGCCCGCGCGGTCGATCTGCTGCGCCTCGGCCCGCCGCTGGCCCAAGCCTGGGCCGCCTCTCGACCCGCACCCCATGGAGGAGACCATCATGACTGA